A window of Pseudomonadota bacterium contains these coding sequences:
- a CDS encoding OmpA family protein gives MSFKKGRILSQDGSSSYIMSISDLMSGLVFIFIIILVYFVIHYKSVNKSLASRDATRTRILHTIKEKIEEKELDKNLAIVIDAKNGVIHIRDKADQMFFRSGKAVPEENGVIVIGGLSDLLKEIVPCYTTSHEKYCILSPHPKKEDRKLETIFIEGHTDSIPIYNQKFKSNWELSVARAIATYNILVNKNEILKNITNESGRRIFSVSGYGDTRPISESNNGKDCQQDRRIDLRFIMTPHDNEEIKKIMEKPLSAK, from the coding sequence ATGAGTTTTAAAAAAGGCCGTATATTAAGTCAGGATGGAAGCTCAAGTTACATTATGTCAATTAGCGACTTAATGTCTGGTCTAGTTTTTATCTTTATTATCATACTCGTGTATTTTGTTATACATTATAAATCAGTTAATAAATCTCTAGCTAGCAGAGATGCAACTAGGACGAGGATTCTACATACGATAAAAGAAAAAATTGAGGAGAAAGAGCTGGACAAAAATTTAGCAATTGTTATAGACGCAAAAAATGGGGTTATCCATATTCGAGATAAAGCAGATCAAATGTTTTTTAGGTCTGGTAAGGCTGTGCCTGAAGAAAATGGTGTTATTGTGATTGGAGGTCTGTCTGATCTATTGAAGGAAATTGTTCCTTGCTATACTACCAGCCATGAAAAATATTGCATATTATCACCACATCCAAAGAAGGAAGATAGAAAATTAGAAACTATCTTCATTGAAGGACATACAGACAGTATCCCGATCTACAATCAAAAATTTAAAAGTAATTGGGAGTTGTCGGTAGCAAGGGCAATTGCAACTTATAATATTTTGGTAAATAAGAATGAGATATTAAAAAACATAACAAATGAGTCAGGACGGCGTATTTTTAGTGTCAGCGGATATGGTGATACTCGTCCAATTTCAGAAAGTAATAACGGAAAAGATTGTCAACAAGACAGGCGAATTGATCTGCGCTTCATTATGACACCTCATGATAATGAAGAAATTAAAAAAATAATGGAAAAACCACTTTCTGCAAAATAA
- a CDS encoding class II fructose-bisphosphate aldolase: MAVSYEKLGFSNTTDMFQQAMAGGYAVPAYNFNNMEQLQAIINGCGQSGSPVIIQVSSGARKYANQTMLRYMGEGAVRMAEESGYKIPISLHLDHGDTFELCVSCIESGFSSVMIDGSSHSYEDNVVLTAKVVDYAHQHGVSVEGELGVLAGIEDDVEAAKSIYTDPAQVEDFVEKTGVDSLAISIGTSHGAYKFKPEQCTRNEEGILIPPPLRFDILEEIERRIPGFPIVLHGSSSVLPEYVNIINGNGGKLEAAVGIPEDQLRQATKSAVCKINIDSDGRLVVTAIIRKVFAEKPAEFDPRKYLGPAREELTRMIIHKNKHVLGSAGRG; this comes from the coding sequence ATGGCAGTTAGTTATGAGAAACTTGGATTTTCCAACACTACAGATATGTTTCAACAGGCAATGGCAGGTGGATATGCCGTCCCGGCATACAATTTCAATAACATGGAGCAGCTGCAGGCAATAATCAATGGCTGTGGGCAATCAGGCTCACCGGTTATTATTCAGGTATCAAGTGGCGCCCGTAAATATGCCAACCAGACGATGTTGCGTTACATGGGTGAAGGGGCCGTTCGCATGGCTGAAGAATCTGGATACAAAATCCCCATTTCCCTCCATCTTGATCATGGAGATACCTTTGAATTATGTGTTTCATGTATTGAAAGTGGTTTTTCCTCGGTGATGATTGACGGTTCTTCCCACTCTTATGAGGACAATGTGGTATTGACGGCCAAAGTTGTTGATTATGCCCACCAGCATGGCGTCAGCGTTGAAGGAGAGCTGGGGGTACTGGCGGGGATTGAAGATGATGTGGAAGCGGCAAAATCAATTTATACGGACCCGGCACAGGTCGAAGACTTTGTGGAAAAAACCGGCGTTGATTCTCTGGCAATTTCCATCGGCACCTCCCATGGAGCCTATAAATTCAAACCGGAACAATGCACCCGCAATGAGGAAGGCATTCTGATTCCCCCTCCCCTGCGCTTTGATATTCTTGAGGAGATTGAACGTCGGATACCAGGATTTCCCATTGTCCTGCATGGTTCAAGCTCTGTCTTGCCTGAATATGTGAATATTATCAATGGAAATGGCGGCAAATTGGAGGCAGCGGTGGGAATTCCGGAAGATCAGCTGCGACAGGCGACAAAATCAGCCGTTTGTAAAATCAATATTGATTCCGATGGGCGCCTGGTGGTAACGGCTATAATTCGTAAAGTTTTCGCTGAGAAACCGGCCGAGTTCGATCCCCGGAAATACTTGGGGCCAGCCAGGGAAGAATTGACCCGGATGATAATCCACAAGAACAAACATGTTCTTGGCAGTGCTGGAAGGGGTTAG
- a CDS encoding phospholipase D-like domain-containing protein gives MKVLVEDEIRRAVIGCKASRIAVAYIGVDWQKFIPDASHLKSIIVSPTIGSNPWAISDLVKKIGWEKVAFLDELHAKTYIGKSSAVIGSANLTRNGLGSEGLVELCVEINASESLKKVNKAFDDLKNRAQEQYPTTESKKSRLKKLEQNWGAAIANRIVRNNQNNNIPAFSDFEPLGEDHFYVLWYQPVDCEYSDDVKVIESFMSDDIHFASTDKVEKNKWALVWRITNSNKPHKTANPHWFYIHEIFENGVVDDGYEYPKCAIQRKDLDVPSPPFEITGEVTVAFKKAIQEKDIAKHLVQEECEVFSLACSLKGIPSLINKMKEYIANKTNAADAKKRRG, from the coding sequence ATGAAGGTTCTCGTAGAGGATGAGATTCGACGGGCAGTAATCGGCTGTAAGGCGTCGAGAATTGCAGTTGCCTATATCGGCGTTGATTGGCAGAAGTTTATACCCGATGCAAGTCATTTGAAATCGATAATTGTTTCACCAACCATCGGCAGCAATCCTTGGGCAATTTCCGATCTTGTAAAAAAAATCGGCTGGGAGAAAGTGGCCTTTCTCGACGAGTTGCATGCAAAGACGTACATAGGCAAAAGTTCGGCCGTCATCGGAAGCGCCAATCTCACGCGCAATGGGCTTGGCTCTGAAGGCCTAGTCGAGCTTTGTGTAGAGATTAATGCCTCGGAAAGCCTTAAGAAAGTTAACAAAGCCTTCGATGACCTGAAAAATCGAGCCCAAGAGCAATACCCAACAACAGAGTCGAAGAAGTCGCGGCTAAAAAAGCTTGAGCAGAACTGGGGGGCGGCGATAGCCAATCGAATAGTCAGGAACAACCAGAACAATAATATACCTGCCTTCTCGGATTTCGAGCCTCTTGGGGAAGACCATTTTTACGTACTTTGGTATCAGCCTGTTGACTGCGAGTATTCTGATGATGTGAAGGTCATAGAATCCTTTATGAGTGATGACATTCATTTTGCTAGCACTGATAAAGTTGAAAAAAACAAATGGGCGCTAGTTTGGCGTATCACAAATTCAAACAAGCCACACAAAACGGCAAATCCTCACTGGTTTTATATCCACGAAATATTTGAAAATGGCGTGGTTGATGATGGGTACGAATACCCCAAGTGCGCTATTCAACGGAAGGACTTGGATGTTCCGTCTCCCCCGTTTGAAATTACAGGGGAAGTTACGGTTGCCTTCAAGAAGGCGATTCAAGAGAAAGATATCGCGAAGCACTTAGTTCAAGAGGAGTGCGAGGTTTTTAGCCTCGCATGTTCGCTAAAGGGCATACCTTCTCTCATAAACAAGATGAAAGAATACATAGCTAACAAGACAAATGCAGCCGACGCCAAAAAGCGGCGCGGCTGA
- the zorA gene encoding anti-phage ZorAB system protein ZorA, which yields MKEVIVAGEVIRGIFNLILMPQGVLLACGGIIVLASISAIVFSRRISPIENLLKEAIKKIDKAKDELGFVKIYQELEEWIKKSKIFSICWDEFTETLIFPDEPQRSIRNAFPAENYFNEETLINPYLNIRFYNNWPNILTGLGILGTFIGLVAGIYMSTSGGTINEDSIKKLIDGAALAFSTSIAGILSSIIFSWFEKHHLNRVSNLIHLWNNALDTRLERVTSEGLAIKSLEELRIQSQELKMFNTELAFNIANALDEKMSGNLIPILQDLIVAVEGLRKDRADTNDKMLKEIVKEFIATLQGAAGEEMKELGTSIKSLNEMMVEQQRKLSEAQDKMQGETERSVEIMSKSLEKLDQTVENIGLTSEAMNDTANSFVGVTKLLRESFNQLETVSRRLENVGIGLEEATEDIKKTNSQNAEAVSILKAGVEQLWSMQNSLTETWKDYQQRFEKIDQSVEGFFHKLQEGVQAYAEQVHKFMTDMDSYMAKITQDLGSAAGETRESVEELAEVLDGFSKNLRGVSQGRPGNN from the coding sequence ATGAAGGAAGTCATTGTTGCGGGAGAGGTAATTAGGGGGATATTTAATTTAATTCTAATGCCTCAAGGGGTTTTACTGGCATGTGGTGGAATAATAGTTTTGGCTTCGATTAGTGCGATAGTTTTTTCCCGTAGGATTTCACCCATTGAAAATTTACTTAAAGAAGCCATTAAGAAAATTGATAAAGCTAAGGACGAGTTAGGTTTTGTAAAAATATATCAAGAGTTGGAAGAGTGGATTAAAAAATCAAAGATTTTCAGTATTTGTTGGGATGAATTTACAGAAACATTAATTTTCCCAGACGAACCTCAGAGATCTATTCGTAATGCATTTCCAGCAGAAAATTATTTCAATGAAGAAACCCTTATTAACCCTTATCTTAATATTCGGTTCTATAATAATTGGCCAAATATTCTCACCGGATTAGGAATTTTAGGTACATTTATAGGATTAGTAGCTGGCATTTATATGTCTACAAGCGGAGGTACGATAAATGAAGATTCCATTAAAAAGTTAATAGATGGTGCAGCATTAGCTTTTTCTACTTCTATTGCAGGCATACTCTCCTCTATCATCTTTTCATGGTTTGAGAAACATCATCTAAACAGAGTTTCAAATCTAATTCATTTATGGAACAATGCATTAGATACAAGATTAGAAAGGGTGACTTCTGAGGGACTAGCCATAAAATCGTTAGAAGAATTAAGAATCCAGAGCCAAGAACTTAAAATGTTCAACACTGAATTGGCGTTCAATATTGCCAATGCTTTAGATGAAAAAATGTCTGGGAATTTAATACCTATACTGCAAGATCTGATTGTTGCAGTTGAAGGTCTGAGAAAGGATAGGGCCGATACTAACGATAAAATGCTCAAGGAAATTGTAAAAGAATTTATAGCGACTCTTCAGGGGGCTGCTGGCGAAGAAATGAAAGAACTGGGCACATCTATAAAGTCGCTAAATGAAATGATGGTTGAACAACAAAGAAAACTGTCAGAAGCACAAGATAAGATGCAGGGGGAGACTGAACGCTCTGTGGAGATTATGAGTAAATCCCTGGAAAAACTAGATCAGACGGTTGAAAATATTGGGTTAACATCAGAGGCAATGAACGATACTGCTAATAGTTTTGTGGGAGTTACAAAGTTGTTGCGGGAGAGTTTTAATCAATTAGAAACTGTTTCAAGGAGACTGGAAAACGTCGGTATTGGCCTAGAAGAAGCTACAGAGGATATTAAAAAAACAAATAGTCAAAACGCTGAAGCTGTTAGCATTCTTAAAGCTGGGGTTGAACAACTCTGGTCTATGCAAAATTCATTGACGGAAACGTGGAAGGATTATCAGCAGAGATTTGAAAAAATTGACCAAAGTGTAGAAGGGTTTTTTCATAAATTGCAGGAAGGGGTTCAAGCATACGCCGAACAAGTTCATAAGTTTATGACTGATATGGATAGTTACATGGCAAAAATTACGCAAGATCTTGGTAGTGCCGCAGGAGAGACAAGAGAATCCGTAGAAGAATTAGCTGAAGTTCTTGATGGATTTTCGAAAAACTTAAGAGGGGTCTCTCAAGGTAGGCCAGGTAATAATTGA
- a CDS encoding DUF4388 domain-containing protein: protein MNAINELKGYLGGFDLTDVLQLISQQQKTGILTVKSTAGQVALSFKDGQFIGMNPGMPNQEFDLEQMLKKSGRLVASRLNNLRQEQVRRNISLEQILVEHEVMNAEEVGRLNLLRIFEALACLLRWKKGSYTFQPTSIVHVTPYLPPQPSDFVLFEILRQMDELSVFEQNIPSVNATYESVSTFASETDDNLFSEDFKERLPVEEQTILELVTKNNTVQDIIDKSLLGKYDVYRTLNSFLESGIIAQKGEKAAIPGRISRSGQLHRVITGILYISLILFIFLTIAAFIPSAWLPVSIPNRDSHISPSKNLISGYFDQKNKAYREAEALLHQ from the coding sequence ATGAATGCTATCAATGAATTAAAAGGATATCTCGGTGGTTTTGATCTTACCGATGTCTTGCAGCTGATTTCGCAGCAGCAGAAGACCGGCATACTGACGGTTAAAAGTACGGCCGGCCAGGTTGCCTTGTCTTTTAAAGATGGGCAATTTATTGGCATGAATCCCGGGATGCCAAACCAGGAATTTGACCTGGAACAGATGTTGAAAAAATCAGGTCGCCTAGTGGCATCCCGCCTCAACAATTTACGTCAGGAACAGGTACGTCGAAATATATCTTTGGAACAGATACTGGTAGAACATGAAGTCATGAATGCCGAGGAAGTCGGCAGGCTTAATCTCCTGAGAATATTTGAAGCCCTGGCATGTTTATTGAGATGGAAAAAAGGTTCTTATACTTTTCAACCCACTTCCATAGTTCATGTAACACCCTATCTCCCCCCCCAGCCATCTGATTTTGTCCTGTTTGAAATCTTAAGGCAAATGGATGAACTTTCCGTTTTTGAACAGAATATTCCTTCTGTTAATGCTACTTATGAATCAGTTTCAACCTTTGCCTCCGAAACCGACGACAATCTTTTTTCTGAAGATTTCAAAGAGAGGTTGCCGGTTGAAGAACAAACTATTCTGGAGTTAGTCACTAAAAATAATACGGTTCAGGATATCATTGATAAAAGTCTGCTGGGAAAATATGATGTTTATCGTACCCTGAACTCCTTTTTAGAAAGCGGCATTATTGCTCAAAAAGGAGAAAAAGCGGCTATACCTGGTAGAATCTCAAGATCCGGTCAATTGCATAGAGTAATAACAGGTATCCTTTATATATCTCTTATCTTATTCATTTTTCTGACAATTGCCGCCTTCATTCCCTCCGCCTGGCTGCCTGTGAGTATTCCTAATCGAGATTCCCATATCTCACCATCAAAAAATCTGATTTCAGGGTATTTCGACCAAAAGAACAAGGCTTATCGAGAAGCAGAAGCTTTACTGCACCAGTGA
- a CDS encoding EH signature domain-containing protein, whose translation MPINQWLHTSHLFEFQGFPTTFEVQKALQKIRTRFGEGFTTQMPNKYDSEFIYKEVSNAWQKEKTLHNLNLRTLKRAPFILLREDIGPAPGALGDHQPLLSNYLEWLTQTSNYRSIKSLLSEFLYRYNPEASWFDSLNKSLTVLLQNATTHRLTKIKDLTFQSHFLDKDGPRKLTDRILKQHVNIESALGKAGLQGRLAVRGFVKHVFNTLSQDIRSKITDQNLRLAELKIFTDWVVTGKGCFRFPENRTQLINNLLEPFSQGDDPENAKQAIFTFLIKNAGDPRIDKRHWHDVSGVAQQVMKRWLVKSTLEDFFRLLKHVAGNDPDAERMWRDRQQFWTAYLRRNAIGDAWVVLGQKARQLAEYSFKEFKGSYGHLQGGNVNPLHSALLMRIDNLIIAEWSHNGKCHIWSENVPNKPLFYKKEYLRDELRNELSDSDINSPPFIHVKSNQLLWQGRVRNYIRKVTGIDVPLSELN comes from the coding sequence ATGCCAATTAATCAATGGTTACATACATCACACCTCTTTGAATTTCAAGGGTTTCCTACGACTTTTGAAGTCCAAAAAGCACTTCAAAAAATACGTACTCGTTTCGGGGAGGGGTTTACTACTCAGATGCCAAATAAATACGACTCAGAGTTTATTTATAAAGAGGTTTCAAATGCTTGGCAAAAAGAAAAAACTCTTCATAATTTAAATTTACGTACCTTAAAAAGAGCACCATTCATTTTGTTGCGTGAGGATATTGGTCCCGCCCCCGGTGCTTTAGGTGATCACCAGCCTCTTCTGAGTAACTATCTAGAATGGCTGACACAAACATCAAATTATCGATCAATTAAGTCACTGCTGTCAGAGTTCCTCTATCGCTACAATCCTGAAGCCTCTTGGTTTGATTCTTTAAATAAATCTCTAACCGTTTTATTGCAGAATGCAACAACTCATCGATTGACCAAAATCAAGGATCTAACTTTTCAATCTCATTTTTTAGATAAAGATGGGCCACGAAAATTAACAGATCGAATTTTAAAACAACACGTAAATATTGAAAGTGCTTTAGGTAAAGCTGGACTGCAAGGTCGTTTGGCGGTTCGAGGTTTTGTTAAACACGTTTTCAACACGCTCAGTCAAGATATTCGCTCAAAAATTACAGACCAAAACCTGAGATTAGCCGAATTGAAGATTTTCACCGATTGGGTGGTTACTGGAAAGGGCTGCTTTCGTTTTCCTGAAAACAGAACTCAGCTGATAAATAATTTATTAGAGCCTTTCTCTCAAGGAGATGACCCAGAAAATGCTAAACAAGCTATTTTTACTTTTTTAATCAAAAACGCAGGAGATCCTAGGATAGATAAACGTCATTGGCATGATGTCTCTGGCGTAGCGCAGCAAGTCATGAAGCGGTGGCTGGTCAAATCTACCCTAGAGGATTTTTTTCGTCTCTTAAAACACGTTGCGGGTAATGATCCAGATGCTGAAAGAATGTGGAGGGATCGGCAACAATTCTGGACAGCCTATTTAAGGCGTAATGCCATAGGTGATGCTTGGGTTGTTTTGGGGCAAAAAGCGCGTCAACTAGCTGAATATTCATTCAAAGAGTTTAAAGGAAGCTATGGCCATCTGCAAGGAGGCAATGTTAACCCGCTTCATTCCGCGCTGCTAATGAGGATTGACAACCTTATAATAGCAGAGTGGAGCCATAATGGTAAGTGTCATATTTGGTCGGAAAATGTCCCCAATAAGCCTCTTTTTTACAAAAAAGAATATCTGCGTGACGAATTACGAAATGAGCTTTCAGACAGCGATATAAATTCACCTCCTTTCATACATGTAAAATCAAACCAACTTCTTTGGCAGGGAAGGGTTCGGAATTATATAAGAAAAGTGACAGGTATCGATGTCCCTTTGAGCGAACTGAACTAG
- a CDS encoding thermonuclease family protein, which produces MKILLSTKQVFFIIVVIFFLLPISVPAFPGKVVGITDGDTVKVLRSETHIQVKIRLAGIDTPEKKQAFGQKAKKFTAGLLANRIVEVKPITKDRYGRTVGYIYCDGQDVNLAIVKNGYAWVYRKYAPKPKSKADNGPWNFICVIFP; this is translated from the coding sequence GTGAAAATCCTCCTATCCACTAAACAAGTCTTTTTCATCATAGTTGTCATCTTCTTCCTCCTCCCCATCTCCGTCCCCGCCTTCCCGGGTAAAGTTGTTGGTATCACCGATGGCGATACTGTCAAAGTCCTACGTTCCGAAACCCATATCCAAGTAAAAATAAGACTTGCCGGCATTGACACCCCGGAGAAAAAACAGGCATTTGGTCAAAAGGCAAAGAAATTTACTGCCGGTTTGCTTGCTAATCGTATTGTCGAAGTAAAACCAATTACCAAAGATCGCTACGGCAGGACTGTTGGCTATATCTATTGTGATGGCCAGGATGTGAATTTGGCAATTGTCAAGAATGGTTATGCCTGGGTGTATAGAAAATACGCACCAAAGCCAAAGAGTAAAGCGGACAACGGGCCATGGAATTTCATCTGTGTGATTTTTCCATAA
- a CDS encoding EamA family transporter, whose protein sequence is MKIWLILSLLTAFFASLKDVFSKTALDSATTYLIAWFWSVGTLPFLLPFLLIIEIPAVNKQFWLALVAGGLLHVAATILYIKAIRSSDLSITIPMITFTPLFLLLTSPLMTGEFPAPITIIGIVMIVAGSYLLNINDIKEGVGAPFRALFREPGPRMMLAVAVIWSITANIDKIGITCTSPVFWLIAIESVVAVAMFPFVWLTTPDNGKIMTIKQLKILLPIGLCAALVLLFQMYAISLVQVPYVIAIKRSSVLISVGFGYLLFGEKKIRQRSIGAACMCAGVVIIAVFS, encoded by the coding sequence ATGAAAATCTGGCTCATTCTATCCTTGCTGACAGCCTTTTTTGCATCCCTGAAAGATGTTTTCAGTAAAACTGCACTTGATTCAGCTACCACCTATCTGATCGCCTGGTTTTGGAGTGTTGGCACCCTTCCTTTTCTTCTCCCCTTTCTCCTGATCATTGAAATTCCTGCTGTCAATAAGCAATTCTGGCTGGCCCTGGTTGCCGGCGGGCTCCTTCATGTGGCCGCTACCATCCTCTATATAAAGGCGATCAGATCATCTGATTTGTCAATAACTATTCCGATGATCACCTTCACTCCCCTGTTTCTGTTGTTGACATCGCCATTGATGACCGGAGAATTTCCTGCTCCAATCACCATTATAGGTATTGTCATGATTGTTGCAGGATCGTACCTGCTCAATATTAATGACATTAAGGAGGGGGTTGGTGCTCCTTTCAGGGCACTGTTCAGGGAGCCCGGGCCGAGAATGATGCTGGCAGTTGCCGTTATCTGGAGTATCACCGCGAATATCGATAAAATCGGCATTACTTGTACCTCCCCTGTTTTCTGGCTTATCGCGATCGAATCCGTTGTTGCCGTGGCCATGTTTCCATTCGTCTGGCTCACTACTCCAGACAATGGAAAGATCATGACCATCAAACAATTGAAAATATTACTGCCAATCGGTCTATGTGCAGCCCTGGTATTGTTATTTCAAATGTATGCCATCAGCCTTGTCCAGGTTCCCTACGTTATTGCCATCAAAAGAAGCAGCGTTCTTATCAGTGTTGGATTTGGCTACCTGCTCTTTGGGGAAAAGAAAATAAGACAGCGGAGTATCGGTGCGGCTTGCATGTGTGCCGGCGTCGTAATTATTGCAGTTTTTTCCTGA